The Bryobacteraceae bacterium genome includes a window with the following:
- the queG gene encoding epoxyqueuosine reductase gives MAARRAGFQLAGIAPAAPVDDFPVFEEWVADGLAGPLHYLTDHRAGLRADPRRLMPAARSVVCVGLLYHAPGPDRHSVSRYAWGAADYHDLVRAMLESVVQEVRAEIGPFESRICVDTAPLLERSLARRAGLGWIGRNTCLIHQPMGSWFFLGEVLTSLEMAPDSPPPDRCGTCRRCIDACPTGALVPAGGGRYRLDARLCISTWTIEQRGALPEEAREKMGHLIFGCDICQEVCPWNRKAPLTPMAEFQPLHPDPDLAELAGLTAEEFRERFRRTPVWRARYAGMLRNAATAMGNSGEERYLPVLRKLAEFGDEGVSEHARWAIRRLEAGR, from the coding sequence CATCGCTCCGGCCGCCCCGGTTGACGACTTTCCCGTTTTCGAGGAATGGGTTGCGGACGGTCTGGCGGGGCCGCTGCACTACCTGACCGACCACCGGGCCGGGCTTCGCGCCGATCCGCGCCGACTGATGCCCGCCGCCCGGTCCGTCGTGTGCGTGGGGCTTCTCTACCATGCTCCCGGACCGGACCGTCATTCAGTTTCCCGCTACGCCTGGGGCGCCGCCGACTATCACGACCTCGTCAGGGCGATGCTTGAAAGCGTCGTGCAGGAGGTGCGCGCCGAAATCGGCCCCTTCGAATCGCGGATCTGCGTGGACACGGCGCCGCTGCTCGAGCGGTCGCTGGCACGGCGGGCGGGTCTCGGGTGGATCGGACGGAACACCTGCCTGATTCATCAGCCGATGGGATCGTGGTTTTTCCTCGGCGAGGTGCTCACGTCGCTGGAAATGGCGCCGGACAGCCCGCCTCCAGACCGGTGCGGAACCTGCCGGCGGTGCATCGACGCCTGCCCGACCGGGGCGCTGGTTCCGGCAGGGGGCGGAAGATACCGCCTCGATGCCCGGCTGTGCATCTCGACCTGGACCATCGAGCAGCGCGGCGCGCTGCCCGAAGAGGCGCGCGAGAAGATGGGGCATCTGATCTTCGGGTGCGACATCTGCCAGGAAGTGTGCCCCTGGAACCGGAAAGCGCCGCTGACGCCCATGGCGGAATTCCAGCCCCTGCATCCGGATCCGGATCTGGCGGAGCTGGCAGGGCTGACGGCGGAGGAGTTCCGCGAGCGGTTCCGCCGGACGCCCGTCTGGCGGGCGCGGTATGCGGGCATGCTGAGAAATGCGGCCACAGCGATGGGCAATAGCGGCGAAGAACGGTACCTGCCGGTCTTGCGCAAGCTGGCGGAATTCGGAGACGAAGGCGTGAGCGAGCACGCCCGGTGGGCGATCCGCCGGCTGGAGGCGGGGCGATGA